CACGACGAACACGGCGGGACAGACGATGTACAGCGTGTGGACGGGAAACGGCCGGTCGTGGCCGGTGGTGATGCAGACCGATTCGGTGGGACTCAACGTCACCGGAGTTCCGGAGCAACCTTCCGTGGTCGCGGCTCCCGCGCTTCGCATCCTTCGTAACCCCTTCGCATCGACGCTCGAGCTGCGCGTGGATCTCGCACAGCCGACGCCGGTACGGCTCGACGTCTTCAACGTCCAGGGCCGCAGGGTCCGGACCGTCGAGTGGGGCGTTCTCGCCGCCGGCACGCATCCGCTGTCGTGGGACGGGCGCCTGGAGCGCGGCACGAGCGCGGGCACCGGCATCTACTGGATCTCGGTGCGGGCGGGCGAGCACAAGCTCGTGCGACAGGTGGTTCGCGTGAAGTAAGCGCCTCCCGGCGTGGCCGGAAGACCCCGGGAGCTCTGGCTTCCGGGGTCAGGCCCGCGGGCGCGCGAACAGCAGCCCGTCCAGGAGCATTCCCGCAAAGAACGCGATCGCGTGCCCGATGTCGCCGAACCGCTCGGGGTAGATCACGAGCTTGGCCACGAGCGCGAGCGTGACGACGCCGATCCATCGGAGCCGCGCGGGCCGCTCCAGCCGCCGCATCCAGCCCCCCAGGCACCCGAACCCGCCGAACGACGCACCGACGTCGCCCGCCGGAGCCCAGTCCGAGAGGCGGGTCATGCCGGCGAAGTGCATCGGATAGACGAGCAGCGCGGTGGTCGCCAGCAGCGTCACCACGTGGGCGAGGGCGAACAGGAGCGCGGCCCGGCCCGTGCCGAAGCGCGTTTCATACACGCCCGCCGACAGGGCGAGGAAGACGAGGATCCCCACCAGCATCGGTGGATTGCGCACCAGGAACACCCCGGTGATCAGCGTCGGCCAGCGGGCCAGGTCGATCTGGAAGGGATCGAACCCCCACGCCTGCGCGGCGAAGGGCACCAGTTGCCCCCGGGCCGAGCCGTTGAACAGGGCGATCACGAGGACGGCGAGATCGAGGAATGCGGTCAACGGGGCGCGGAGGACCGGCTCGAACCAGCGCCGCGCGGTCAAGGGCCGACCCGGAACGAGCCGTTCGTCCTCACGGCGTTTCCCGCGTGGTCGGCCGCCACGAGAAGCACGCGGTGCGTGCCGCGGCGGGGCGGATGCGCCGGCCGCCACCGCAGGCGCCCCGCTTCGGGATCCCATTCCGTCGGCACGCGCGCGCCATCCACTTCGAACCACGAGGCGCGTGCGTCGACCCCGCTTCCCTCCTCCGTGACGGCGGCCTCGAGGGCCCAGCGGCTGTAGGGTTTCGTCGCGGCGCGCGAGGGGGGGCGGCCCAGGACAATGCGCGGGGAGGTGGTGTCGCGGAAGAGCGCGAACGTTCCGAGGCGGCGCGTCTCGGCCGTGACGGCGCGCCGCACGCTGTCGCGCTGCGCTCCGACCCAGGACCAGCCGTCCCCATCGAGCCGGCAGACGCCGACGCGATCGAGCCGCGCTCCGGCGGGCGCCGCGAGGGTCACGCGCGCGGGGCGGCGGAGCGGCATCGTGGAGGGCTCCACGCGCCAGGCGCCCGAAAGCCGCTCCAGTCCGCGTGCCGAAGGCCCCGCGCCGCCGCGGACCGCGAACAGGAACCCCTCTTCGAAAAGAGCGCCGGCCGGAACGAGGAGCCGATTTCCGTCCAGGGACAGCTCGAGCGAGTCCGCGGCATCGAGGCCCGCGCCGGTGACCATGCCGCCGGAGTCGGGATGCGGACCGCTGGAGGCACGCATCGCGAGCGGAACGCGAACGGCGCGGCCCAGCCTGAGGCCGGGATATGGAAAGGTCGCGCACCAGAGATCTCCGGCTCGCGTGGCCCTTTGACCGGTCGCGCCGATCTGCAGGTCAACACCCTGCGGCGCGAGGCCGGCGGGCAGGCTCCAGCGAACGCGCCCTCCGGGAAGCGATGCGAAGTCTCCCGGAGCCTCGGCCCACGAGGAGTCTCCCTTCCAGAACGCGGGCCTCGCCGGCGGGGGCGCCGCACCCGGGCGAAGAACGATCGCGCGGCGCACCTCGTTGCCGCCCAGGTCCCGCGCCCAGACCGCGAGCGTTTCGGGAGGGTCGCCGGGCCGGAGACGGAGCGTCCCCGCCTCTTCGGTGAGCGGAGCGTCCGAGCGCAGGAATCGCGGGCGGTAACCGGCGGGAGCCCAGAGCACGAGGCCCTTCCCGCCGGTCACGCGTCCGGCGTCGTGGAGGTAGTCCCCTTCCGGCATGTCGGTGGCCCAGCTGACGCTGTCGAACCGGCACTCGGTGGTCCGGCCGCGCCACGTGATCCCCGTCGACCACGGCGCCATGCGGTCCACGCCGCTCCAGATGCCGTCGCGCGCATCCACGATCACGCGGAGCCGACCGATCGCGCGCAACGTGTCGGCCTGCGCCGCCAGGGGAATCGTGATTGGACCGGAAACGCCCCGGACGGCCGAGGAGTCGTCGAGCGGCTCGAGCGTGATGCGCGGGATCGCCGGCGGATTTCGATCGGCCACGACCAGGCCGGCGCGCTGGGGATGGTAGGCGACGTCGCCGCGACGGATCTCGAAATGGAGGTGCGGCCCGCCGGCGCCGCTCTCACCCGACCAGGCGACGACGTCCCCCGCTCGCACGCGGATCTCGTTGGGCTTGGGCCAGAGATCCTGCTCGTACTGGCCATCGCCCGCCTGCGCTTTTCGAACGTAGGCATCGATCGCCGGCGCGTAGGCGTCGAGATGGCCGAGCTGAAAGGTGCGGCCGTCGGCGGCGCGCAGGTACACGGACCGGCCGTAGCCGATCCCGGAGCAGCGCACGCGCTCCACCCAGCCGGTCTCGGGGGCGCGCACCGGTTTCCCGACGCGCCGGTTGGTCGAGAGGTCGAAGCCCGCGTGGAAGTGGCCGATCCGGTATTCGCCGAATCCTCCGCTGACGACGAGCGGCGGCGCGAGCGGGGCGCGCGTCAGGGGCGGATCCAGCGGCGGCGGCGCGACGAACACCACCGGCTGGCCGGAAGCGACGGCGACACTCGCAAGCGCGAGCATGACGCCGAGAACCACGGGCAGCGGCTTCATCCCCGCATCCTACTCGAGCCCCGCCCGGTGCGTCTCCGGCGCGAACCAGGTGGCCAGGAGCGTGATGGCGCAGCAGGCGACGAGGTAGGTCGCCACCGCGCCGGGACCGTGGCGGCTCAGGAGGAGCGTGGCCACCAGGGGCGCCAGCCCGCCCGAGAAGACCGAGGTGAACTGGTAGACCAGCGAGCTGCCGCTGTAGCGCACCGAGGTCGGGAAGAGCTCCGAGAAATAGGCCGCCATCGGGCCGTACATCATGTCGTGCCCCACCATCGCGATCACGATGGCGGCCGCGACGAACCCAGGCCCTCTCCCGAACAGCCAGAAGAAGGGAAACGCGGTCAGGAGCGAGAGCAAAGCACCCGCGAGGTACAAGGGCCGCCGCCCCACGCGGTCCGAGAGATGCGACCAGAACGGAATCGCGAACAGTCCCACGACGGCCGACAGCGCCACGCCGCCGAGCACGGCGCTCCGCGGATAGCCGAGCGTCTTCTCGCCGTAGCTCAGCACGAACACCGTATAGATGTAGAAGAGCACGTTCTGCGCGAAACGCATTCCCGCTCCGATCACCACCTCGCGCGGATGACGGCGCAGCACGTCCAGCAGGGGCGCGCGCGACTCGCGGCCGGTATCGCGGACCGCCGCGAACGCGGGCGACTCGAGCACGCGGAGCCGCACGAAGAGGCCGATCCCGACGAGCACGACCGAGAGGAGGAAGGGCACGCGCCATCCCCAGTCGAGGAACGCGCGCTCGGGAAGGCTGGCCGAGAGCGCGGTGACGAGTCCGGTCGAGAGCAAAAGCCCGGCCGGGACGCCCATCTGGGGCCAGGATCCGTGGAAGCCGCGCCGCTCGGAGCCCGAATGCTCCACCGCCAGCAGCACCGCTCCTCCCCACTCGCCGCCGACGCCGAAACCCTGAAGGAATCGAAGCACGACCAGGATCGAGGGCGCCCAGATGCCGATCCGGTCGTAACCCGGGAGGAGCCCGATCAGCGCCGAGGCGACGCCCATGATCACGAGCGACCAGACCAGCATCGTCTTGCGACCGATCCGGTCGCCGTAGTGGCCGAAGACCGCGCCGCCGAGCGGTCGCGCGACGAATCCCACGGCGAAGGTCCCGTAGGCGCTCAGGGTTCCCGCGAGCGGATCGAGCCTGGGAAAGAAGAGCCGGTTGAAGACCAGCGCCGCCGCGGTGCCGTAGAGGAAGAAGTCGTACCACTCGATCGTGGTGCCGACGAACGAGGCGAAGACGACTCGTCGAAGCTGACCCGGCGTCGTCATGGCGGGTCTCTAGAGCTTCATCTTCGTCGCGCGCCCCTTGGCCGTTCCGCCGCCCTCGGCGGGTTTTCCGGCACGATCGAGCGCCTGGTACTGGATCGTCGACGTATAGGAGCCGCCGTCGGACGAGACCCGGATCCTCTCGGTCAGCACCCCGCGGCCGGAGGGCATCCATCCCGCGCCGCTCTTGAAGGCGTCGGGCGCGGACGGCGTCGTCGCGTAGAACTCATACCGCGCTTCGAATTCGTTCGGGCGAACGGTGCGCCACACGCCATAGGCGGGCGGCACCGGGGGTGCCGCGTCGTAGTTCGAGGACTCGGTCAGCGTGCCGTCCTCGTGGAACACGTACATGAATTCGAGGTCCTTGATCGGGGCGAAGGCCCCCGCGTCG
The DNA window shown above is from Candidatus Binatia bacterium and carries:
- a CDS encoding M23 family metallopeptidase, producing MKPLPVVLGVMLALASVAVASGQPVVFVAPPPLDPPLTRAPLAPPLVVSGGFGEYRIGHFHAGFDLSTNRRVGKPVRAPETGWVERVRCSGIGYGRSVYLRAADGRTFQLGHLDAYAPAIDAYVRKAQAGDGQYEQDLWPKPNEIRVRAGDVVAWSGESGAGGPHLHFEIRRGDVAYHPQRAGLVVADRNPPAIPRITLEPLDDSSAVRGVSGPITIPLAAQADTLRAIGRLRVIVDARDGIWSGVDRMAPWSTGITWRGRTTECRFDSVSWATDMPEGDYLHDAGRVTGGKGLVLWAPAGYRPRFLRSDAPLTEEAGTLRLRPGDPPETLAVWARDLGGNEVRRAIVLRPGAAPPPARPAFWKGDSSWAEAPGDFASLPGGRVRWSLPAGLAPQGVDLQIGATGQRATRAGDLWCATFPYPGLRLGRAVRVPLAMRASSGPHPDSGGMVTGAGLDAADSLELSLDGNRLLVPAGALFEEGFLFAVRGGAGPSARGLERLSGAWRVEPSTMPLRRPARVTLAAPAGARLDRVGVCRLDGDGWSWVGAQRDSVRRAVTAETRRLGTFALFRDTTSPRIVLGRPPSRAATKPYSRWALEAAVTEEGSGVDARASWFEVDGARVPTEWDPEAGRLRWRPAHPPRRGTHRVLLVAADHAGNAVRTNGSFRVGP
- a CDS encoding MFS transporter, translating into MTTPGQLRRVVFASFVGTTIEWYDFFLYGTAAALVFNRLFFPRLDPLAGTLSAYGTFAVGFVARPLGGAVFGHYGDRIGRKTMLVWSLVIMGVASALIGLLPGYDRIGIWAPSILVVLRFLQGFGVGGEWGGAVLLAVEHSGSERRGFHGSWPQMGVPAGLLLSTGLVTALSASLPERAFLDWGWRVPFLLSVVLVGIGLFVRLRVLESPAFAAVRDTGRESRAPLLDVLRRHPREVVIGAGMRFAQNVLFYIYTVFVLSYGEKTLGYPRSAVLGGVALSAVVGLFAIPFWSHLSDRVGRRPLYLAGALLSLLTAFPFFWLFGRGPGFVAAAIVIAMVGHDMMYGPMAAYFSELFPTSVRYSGSSLVYQFTSVFSGGLAPLVATLLLSRHGPGAVATYLVACCAITLLATWFAPETHRAGLE